CTTATATGTTGGCTACTTGTTACTATATGAGTGCCCCTGTCGTGAAATATTGGGAGGAAGCACTCGATGGGCGCGTGATCTGGTATGGCACGTCGATGTCATCGCTCAGTCGCGCGCTGGAGCGTATTGAGGACATACATGAAGCTGAAGATGCCGCGGCCGAAGACGAATCATAATTTTCTACTACCCGACCTAATTTTATATGCCATATAGCGTTTTAATTCTAGATGACGACGCAGACTTCAACAGTCTGTTGACTGATATTTTCGAACAAGCCGATTACATCGTGACTTCAATTACGGACCCTATTGAGGCGGTTGAGGTCTTTCGCGAGACGGAATACGATTTGGTGGTGACCGACCATAAGATGCCCGACATGACTGGTGCGGAGTTCATGAAGGTCATTAAAGAGATCAAGCCGGAAGTGCCGGTGATCATGGTGTCTGGCTATTTGGAGAATGATACTATTCGTGAGCTTATCAGTGAAGGTGTTGGAGGCGTGTTCCTGAAGCCGTTGAATATATTTTCGCTGATGGAGCGGACTGCGGAGTTGATTGAGGAGGCGAAAAAGATCGAAAATACGTCGGCTCATGGCGTTGTTGATGAGGATAGCAGTGATGCGGGTGTAAAGTTTGGGTTTTCTTTTCGCTCTTATCCATGTAAGTCAGGCGCGTCGGCTTCATTTGCGGAGCGCCTACATAGCTTGCGAAACTTTAAGTCCACGCTTTCACTGATCGGTGAGCCTGGAATGCACTATCGCAGTATTTGCGAGGACATACGTGGGTTTTACGAGGGGGATGTGGAGCAGTTTATTTACCTCAGTGCGGGATCTTTCGATCAGGAGCAGGCCTTGTCATTGATTGAGGCAGCCCAGCAGGGCGGGGTCGAGCGTGT
The nucleotide sequence above comes from Coraliomargarita algicola. Encoded proteins:
- a CDS encoding sigma-54-dependent transcriptional regulator — protein: MPYSVLILDDDADFNSLLTDIFEQADYIVTSITDPIEAVEVFRETEYDLVVTDHKMPDMTGAEFMKVIKEIKPEVPVIMVSGYLENDTIRELISEGVGGVFLKPLNIFSLMERTAELIEEAKKIENTSAHGVVDEDSSDAGVKFGFSFRSYPCKSGASASFAERLHSLRNFKSTLSLIGEPGMHYRSICEDIRGFYEGDVEQFIYLSAGSFDQEQALSLIEAAQQGGVERVTCVLLELETMNAEQKKLATTLAKHEGAFEGLDVVLRTIFCVSGDLDSLFDEGLIDENLYILMGTAEVRVPPLRECNVDVGVMAQQLVVEVAREKSLASVPRFERSARDLFRQHVWERNFEELRATVRKIVDQNPGDVITHAAVKSALRLTSGASPRTLFESHLSSQQVDYLRAAAILFGGDRSKAASFFDTDVVSIDAKIK